GGCTTTGCAAGGAGCAGAAAACGTGCAGGCAAACACTAACTAATCATAAAAACAGCTTCCGTTTTTGGCCTGATTTCCTGAAATCAGGCCAAAAACGGAGCTCTCCATAATTACTGCTAAACAGCAAAATTTCATTCACCCATCAACAGCACCCTCATGTCATTTTTACACGACAATTTTCTTCTAGAGACTAAGACGGCCCAGACTTTGTACCATGAGCATGCCAAGCACATGCCCATCATTGACTACCACTGCCACTTGAACCCAGAAGACATAGCCAACGATAGAAAATTTAAGAACCTTACCCAAATCTGGCTGGAAGGCGACCATTACAAATGGCGCGCCATGCGCACCAACGGCATTTCTGAGAGCTTCTGCACCGGAAACGAAGATGATTACGCCAAGTTTGAGAAGTGGGCGCAGACCGTGCCCTACACCATGCGCAATCCTTTGTACCACTGGACGCACATGGAGCTTAAAAGACCCTTTGGGATTGAGAAGGTTTTGAAACCAGAGAGCGCGCGTGAAATTTATGACGCGGCCACGGCCATGTTGCAAACCGACGAGTTCAGCGTGCGCGGCATCTTGAAGAAGATGAACGTGGTGGTCATTTGTACCACCGATGACCCAATTGATTCCCTGGAGCACCATCAGAAGATTGCGGCTGATGACTTCGGTATCAAAGTATTGCCAACGTTTAGGCCAGACAAAGCAATGGCCATTGAAGACGCTGGTTATTTAGCTTATCTGCAGAAATTAGAAGCCGCTTCGAGCATTTCCATCAGCAAGTACCAGGATTTGCTGGACGCACTTAAGCAACGCCATGACTTCTTCCACGCCCAAGGCGGACGCTTGTCGGACCATGGCTTGGAAACCATCTACACCGAAGAATACACTGACCAGGAGGTTGCGCAAATCTTTGAGAAGGCCTTGCAGAAGCAGGTATTGACCAAGGAAGAAGTAGTAAAATTCAAATCTGCCATGCTGGTAGAACTGGCGCTGCTGGATCATTCCAAAGGCTGGACGCAGCAGTTCCACTTGGGCGCTTTGCGCAACAACAACACTCGCATGATGCGTGAGTTGGGCGCAGACACGGGCTTTGACTCCATCGGGGATTTTGACGTGGCCCGTCCGCTGTCTAAGTTCATGGACAAACTGGACAACTCAAACCAGTTAGCCAAGACCATTCTGTATAACCTCAACCCGAGCCAAAACGAACTGTACGCCACCATGATTGGCAACTTCAACGATGGTAGCACACCGGGCAAGGTGCAGTACGGTTCTGCGTGGTGGTTCTTGGACCAAAAAGAAGGCATGGAGCGCCAGATGAATGCCTTGTCCAATATGGGCTTGTTGAGCCGCTTTGTGGGCATGCTCACCGACAGCCGTAGCTTTCTCTCCTACCCTAGACATGAGTACTTCAGAAGAATTCTGTGCAACATGCTGGGCAATGATGTGGAGAGCGGCCAACTACCGGCTTCTGAGATGAAATGGATTGGCCAGATGGTGGAGGATATCTGCTACAACAACGCTAAAAACTACTTCAACTTCTAAGCCATGCAGACCAAAGGAAAAGTACTGTCCTTCGGGGAGCTGTTGCTCAGAATCTGTCCAGATGGTGACGGCCAATGGCTGGCAGAAAATCAATTGCCCTTCTTTGTAGGCGGCGCCGAACTAAACGTTGCCACCGCTTTGGCTCTGTGGGATAT
The nucleotide sequence above comes from Nibribacter ruber. Encoded proteins:
- the uxaC gene encoding glucuronate isomerase; amino-acid sequence: MSFLHDNFLLETKTAQTLYHEHAKHMPIIDYHCHLNPEDIANDRKFKNLTQIWLEGDHYKWRAMRTNGISESFCTGNEDDYAKFEKWAQTVPYTMRNPLYHWTHMELKRPFGIEKVLKPESAREIYDAATAMLQTDEFSVRGILKKMNVVVICTTDDPIDSLEHHQKIAADDFGIKVLPTFRPDKAMAIEDAGYLAYLQKLEAASSISISKYQDLLDALKQRHDFFHAQGGRLSDHGLETIYTEEYTDQEVAQIFEKALQKQVLTKEEVVKFKSAMLVELALLDHSKGWTQQFHLGALRNNNTRMMRELGADTGFDSIGDFDVARPLSKFMDKLDNSNQLAKTILYNLNPSQNELYATMIGNFNDGSTPGKVQYGSAWWFLDQKEGMERQMNALSNMGLLSRFVGMLTDSRSFLSYPRHEYFRRILCNMLGNDVESGQLPASEMKWIGQMVEDICYNNAKNYFNF